AttaatcaaaatgacataatcaatttttatagtattttaaatattaactttttaaGTAAATGATGATGTCTTGCATCTTAGATATTATTAATAACGTTCATGTAGGCCTAACATATTCCTTACTCTTTTATCCTACTGATAATAGttaacttaattttaaaattttcaggcacgtagcatcgtttttgaaaggggggggggggcagactcatccaaaaaatcttgacaagcaaaaaaaaaaaaggaaaaatgttactttccaaaatcctaaaccgtgggggaggggggtgggggtggggggggggggtcttttaACTTCAGTgaacttattttcaattcaaattttaacatggtCCAATTaagggggggcaactccatcttaattcaattttttgtatgtttatttaaaaaaattctttgctgcccaaaaaaagtgtggggggggggctgtCGCATCAGTGCACGTCGACTGGGTTTTATTGCATGAAatgcatgtaaacaaaaattgcttttaaGAAGGAGAGTGGAGGTCTGCACCTGTAATAGTTGTGCTATCGTGCCGTTATGTGCTTCTGATAGTCTATTTTGGTCGCCTGAGTTTTCtccaaaatgacgtcatattccTCATTCCCTCGGACACGGGACTAACGAAATCTCTTTTCGtcattaaacatgtatatactatcAAAGTAATGCTGTatgaaatgattaaaatcacacaatttttCAAGGACCCATAGGAAACTAATTTTTACTGTAACTCTAATTAAAGTCACTAAAATTGCCCAAAATCCGAATTAATAATATCACAGTATCTATAAATACTTATTGTTCTGTAAAATAGATCTCTGATGATGACTTTACatgataaaattatcatatgacTTTGTAAAGTTTTTCTTAAGTTTTCAATCCTCATTCCTAGGAGCGCTACAAATTCAGCTTCTTCTAAAATAAAATCGTTATTAATAATCATGTAAATGACGGTATTGTAATTATTGTAATGATTTAAGTGATAAAATGAAGTTATAgggaaaatgaaatatttgaatgatTTACTTTGAAAGGCTtagaaaacaattgaaaaaaagaatagaATATATTCAAAAGGTTATTTCACATTTATATTAagtattattgaaaataaaagttgatgAATTATACTTTCGGAAACACATGACACACATTGTCTTTGGTCAAACGTGGCATCCAGTTTATTTAAAGCTACAAATTGAATATAATGACaactaattttgattttgtgttAATGCTATGCCTGAACTTGAAAATGCgatagattcaaaattgttaattaaaaagaGTCATTAGAGGCAGCGTTTAGTGTTAGACTATCGGAAACCCATGATGACAGGATACAACTTACATAGCCCATAAGGCTTAAGGTTCACTGGTATCGTATCCTAACAAAACTAATACTGCAGAATGTGAGTTTTTATCTTTAAACTTGAATTTGGACTCAAGTATCCTTTAAATTATACCATTGCCAATATCAGTCACACTGTGGTATTAAATCCGAATTAATTACTACTAACAAATCATAGTCACCACCACTTAGCAATAAATGAAATGATTCATATTGCCAAAAAATGATGTATCTTGTAAAAGACATTCTATAATAACTTAACAATAAACaagattacatacatgtaatattattgaataaataCTAGAAAATGATGATGTATTCAACTCAtctcatttcataaaatataaaactacaacattttttcaaaactgttaCAAGACTACATTCATTTAGTTAATTCCTTTGTGTGCACATTTGTTTGAAGGGAATATAAAGCATGGCGGAGCTACTTACACGTAAAGACAAGAAACAGATATTACAATGGATTGGCAGGGACAGTCAGTTTGAGCTCATATACAAAGTAAGCCGTGATGGGATGTCTTACCAGAGGTTCCACGAGTTATGTGACAACAAAGGACCCACGGTGACCATCTTCTACAACAAGGATAACAACGTGTACGGGGGGTACCTGTCAGACAGCTGGGAGAGTACTGGGAGCTGGTGTACAGATCAGAGAGCGTTCTTGTTCAAACTATATTCTGTTGGTAACTGGAAACCAGTTAAGTTTCCTTACACACGTGGAGAAACTCATTTTAAAGCAGGCAATCACGGGCCATGGTTTCATTCGTTGGCTTCATGCtcaaataatgttttgaaaaaaacagTGGGCGGTTTCTATCAACTTTACTCTCAACAGTATTTCTTTGACGGACAAAGATTTGACATGAAAGGAGAGACCGCACAGTCTGTGGCAAACGGTCACAACAACGTTACTGATCTGGAGGTCTACCTGGTCAAAGGTAATTGTTATTTCTAGATAGTCAAAGGTCAGTATATATCCATGTCAGTATATTCATGGACGTCATCATCATGAAAACGTTAGAAAAAGTGTATAGGGTTGGTAAATGAAGATAATTTGTCAATTCACATGAATTAATTCATATTGCAATGACTTCAATAGTTGAGATAGCATGTAAATATACTTATCATTTGCTTAAGTAGTTGTTGGGTTCTGTTATCAGTATCTCAGAACTAAAATATATGTACACTTTAAATGAAGAAATGAAATGTGTGTACAATATGCATATGTACATGACAGTTTGTCATCCCTTATTACTGTTGTAGAAGAATTGCCCGATGATGAACTCGAATCTCCCTGGAGGGACTCACCAAACTGGAGTTCACAAGTATGTCATTGAAAAAGCATATCTAATACATTACGTACTAGTAACACTTCATTAACTTTTACTCGAACATTTCAAATGAAACTTACAACAACCACTCATTTCCAGTAAATAAGATTATTGTCTGTGTGGTTTTGCcgtataaaattcaaattaattgttGCGGTACTGTTCTGTAATTAATAACCTTATACTACATATTTCCGCAACATATAACGAGATACAGTACTATTATATTGCAATCTCGACGGCGCTTTGCATATCAAAAATAACGAAATATCATTAGATTATGATctgattatttttatgatatcaCTAGATGATAccacttacatgtattttgttttttgtgtacatgtacgATTTTTCAGACTTTTCAAGAATTAAAAGAATATGTTGCAAATTACGAGCCCCTGGAGGAGATGAAGATCCCAGAAGTCAACATTCTACTGATAGGACAGGTCGGAGCCGGGAAGTCCAGTTTCCTCAACACCATCAACTCAATCTTCAAGGGCGAAATGTCTTCTCGGGCATGTACCGGAGGTGCCGAAAACAGCCTTACCAAAAGAGTGAGACCTTTCTGATATCATCTacctatttatctatctatcaatCAACCCCAAACTTTCTCATAACTAATTattatgatattaaatattatattgttttacgtTATGTGATTTAgtatttaatattatacaaaagtgaaacagtgcttttaaaagctaaaaaaaCTTTAACTTGACTTAAATAGTTTGAAAAATTCCGAATTCGTGACCCCTCGACCAAGAAATACCTTCGTTTTCGGATTTGTGACACAAGGGGTTTGGAGGAGGATGtatcaattaaaattgaagATGTAGGCTTTATCCTGGATGGAAACACCCCAAATCATTACAAGGTAAGCTAAGACCTGGTAAACGTCCTTGATAAAGGTACGCAGTAGAGTGGATGCAAAATGGAAAACAATCGAGAACGTTTAAAAGGGAATCTCTAAGATGTATGTAGCAGCCTCATATCATATCACCTTAACAGCGTACATATAGGCTAAGTGTAATATGTTAGCTGAGATTAGTTTGTAAGAGATCTgctaatttaaatgaaatatcaaaGTTCTCAATCACGTGGTCTCCTACCCGCAATTGTAATAGAATATGTATACTTAAAAGCAACGCAAAAAAGTGCGTTTAAAcgttttcaaaatatgattgGCACATAGAAAACAAAAAGTCATAAGTATGATTATGTAAACATATAATAAACCTTCAGGTATTTTATCTATTTAGTTTGAAGTTGAATCCCCTGTATTAGCAAAACAACCAGGGTACGTCAAAGAGCCCACAGTGAGGGACAGAATAAACGTGGTTGTGTTTGCACTTGACGGAAGTATCTTGGACGTCCTGCCTGAGAGGGTCGTCTCAAAACTCAAGGATATCAAAAGTCTGGTGGTAGATAGGGGTAATTATCTAATGTCATAGAGATTGTTACAAAATTAAGATGATCAAAGTATCATGTTGGTTAGTTAAGTAAACTATGTGTGATGGCCGTTAACGTACTTCAGCGGATAATAAGTATGGTAGAACAACacttatcaaaatcaaaatacttcTTGTaatatgaaactttattattttaataatttggtTACGCTAACAGTAACACTATGGTACAAGTTCTGAACTTACAGCATTACTTGATTCTGTTTGATATAACAGGCACCTAGAATCGGAAGGGGGcggttgcccccccccccctactatTCTGCGCAGCAAGGATTATTCttaaatttgcaaaattgaATGAAGATGGAGTtgccaacccccccccctttctgtGACCATGTAAAACCtaaactgaaaataaggaaatagaCAGTGAAATGAAAagatgacaataacaaaccgtgaaccatctcaacaATCCATTAAACGAAAtgcaaattcaaagcagagcaacacggacctccaaatagatagaggtaggatcaggtgcctaggaggagtgagcatcctctgctgaccggtcacagcCGCCGCGTGCTCCTTGTCACAATTGGGCATGTGATAATCGAGGTAAATGTCAAAATCGGGAAAATGTCATAAAAGGGAAAAACGGAACGTTGATGATATGGTTTCTTTGTGATGGTCAAATACAAAActataaagttaaaatttaaagtCACAAGTATACctactgccccccccccccccccggattaagatttttttttggaaagtatAACCTTTtaccttaatatttttttacttgtcaagattttttgggatgattctggccccccccccccccccgttttaaaaacgatgctacgtgcctgcataatCATCTGTTGTTTTTACATTACACAATgtcaataaaacacattttgaatGAACCTTATCAAATTTATAAGATCTTATTGTTAATCTTAAGATATGATTGATTTATAGTAATTCACAGGTGACAAAGCAACCTGTCATCAGATAATTAAATATCTAAAATGAAGGAGAGGCCAAAATGAGGGAAAAGGAATATTGTACAAAAACGAAGATAATGTACTATGAATACTGATTTGAgtctataaatgtatatattcgCCTTTCTTATTCTGTTCCTTGGCTACTATTCGTCATTATATTGCAATTCTTTGTTAAATCCAATCATTATTAAaactatgggttttttttaggaATACCCCATCTTGTTTTCCTTACGAAGATcgacaaaatttgtaaattagTTGAGGAAGACGTCAGCAAAACGTACAAGAGTAGAAACGTAGAAGATGCGATTGATAAGGCTGCTAAAATCATAGCTATACCAAGATCCCAGGTCCTTCCGGTCAAAAATTATGAGAAGGAAACCATTCTTAATATGGATATAAATATTCTAGCTCTAACGGCTCTGAAAAAGTCGTTGGTGTTTGCAGATGACTTTTTGGAGAACCAGTATGATTGGCAACAGGATAATGTACAGATATTAAACAAAAGAGACTGagctttttaaaagatttaaataagCTTTCATTTGATTGAACTAGTATTATAAgttatttcaatttgaaattacATCGATGTCGCCTGTGTAATTAAACATGTTCAGCTTaactttgtatatatatctCCTAATTAAAACTTATACTTTATATAGTCGCATATGGACAATTTATAGTGAATAATAGAgtcaaaaaagtttaaaattgcTTCAAGACAATTTGAACCGACCACATTGCATACAGGCAAAATTGTGTGCTGCAAAATGATGACAACAGAAAGAATTTTACTCCGAGCATATAAAGCGtcgtgttttttgttttgtttttgactGACAATATGTCCTGATTTTATTTACGGGGTTTATGTAGATTCTGTTACTTTTTCAGGGATGACAACTTCTTCACTATGTTACTTTAGTAAACAAACCCCCGAAGCAAAAACCAAATCGattatattagaaaaaatttaaagaaaaataattgattgTTTTTGACACGTAAacattttaatggaaaaaaagaaagctttcagttttttatattaacattttttactattatatcattattattattttttttataatctgaattttttaaaagttgtggAAATAAATACCAGGTTTTTTTAAGGTCCAAAGAATATTTATACTTTTCCAAATAATTATTATCTTTTATCAAGTGCAAGTGTATTTACTGTTCAAGCTAGTCAGTGTTTACATCAACAAGCATAAACTACCATGCCCAGTGGCCTTCTCAACAAAAAATATGGAATGAACTTTCATAAGAAAAGGCTTTAAAGGTTTTTCCatcaattttattgtttttactatGATACTTGGTGTCTCGTAGatgtataataatattatttgaatgttattttttgacCCGCTTAACGAATTTTTCTATAAGTAAATTAGGACAGTCACTTTCacacttcaaaaattttctttatttataatgtttacaaGTTTTTATAATGTGAAAAACAAACGTTGGCCAAATCATAAGAAAAAGAATAAAGTttggttctgaaaaaaaatagagtccaattttacattttttctgtcAACTATGTCTCAATGTTATTGATTGTTTTAAAGAGGCAATTTGTAcgatttgttttaattatttttatagaatatttgattaatttttaattttcacaattcTTGATATGTATTTGCAATGTTTtctaattaataaaaatgttacaagCATAATACATATATCTGAATTCTTTCCCATTTCCTGCCATTTTCTGTTACCATAAGTGAAGTATTGGTAATTCTGTTTTACTAGTAAGGTATAATTAATGACTTGACATTTCTCTGTAACAAAATATAAgttaacaaaatgtaaaataaatccTTAACTATCTAATTAATTAAGATTTTTATATTGCTTTATTTTAATTGAGTCAAATTACTTATAAATTTAGTTTTGAGAATCATGATAATAAAATGCTCAAGTACAATTGTAtctaatatatatatgcatCAGCGTAcataatcaaaaatatttattcttccCTTTTTATGATTAGTTTAGCCAACCGTACATatgcttattttaaaaaaccggTGAGTTAAATCAAAACGAAAGTAGTTGTATTTATTTTGGTAAGTTGgtgttaatttaatattttagggTAGCTAGGAGCATCgtagtttatttgtttttctacaAAGTTAAGCAAATCGTTTTAAgtattttcataacttttgaTCGGCTGTTTAATAACTATATTTGTTGTTGAAGGTTATCAGGTATGAATGTAGATATTAAGAATATGCATCTACAGTTATAAAGTTGTTACATATTTAAAATGTGCACTGTAAGGAAAGGCGTTTTAGTCAGAATAAACGATGTTCTTACATCTATTGATATAGTCTTGAATTTACCATAACTTTCAAACTCTCATTAAAAATTAGATTtgctaaaaaataataacactGTCTGTAATATTTCCCATTGTTTCAggcagagaaaaaaaattgtgtgttttaaaaaatcacgaACACCTTTTAGGCATTTCGACAATATGAACGGATTCCTCGTGCATAAACACAAGAACAAGATATCAGAATGGATTGGCGGGAATAGTAGGTTTGAGCTCCTTTACAAATTAAGTCGAGACGGAGGGTCAACAAAAATGTTCCACGAGTTGTGTGATAACAAAGGACCCACGGTGACCATCTTCTACAACACAGACAACAACGTGTACGGGGGGTACCTGTCAGACAGCTGGGGAAGATCTGGTGGATGGTGTACAGACCAGAGAGCGTTTCTGTTTACATTGTATAGTGCTGGTCACTGGAAACCAATGAAATTTCCTCACATAGATGGAGAAACACATTTCCAAACAATATATCATGGACCTTGGTTTTATTCATTAAACAGTTTTCACACGTGTGttaaaatggaaaaaacaaATCCATCAAACTGTTACAAATGCAATACAACTGGTCTATTTGACGGGCAAAGATTTGACATGAAAGGAGAGACCGCTCAGTCGGTGGCAAACGGTCACAACAATGTCACGGATCTAGAGGTCTACCTTGTTAAAGGTAATGTGTTCTCATCAAATCATCAATGATATTACATTGCTGACGGATGGTCAGAATGAGCAATTAAATGTTTCGTTGTATTTTTACTTTCTAAAGAGGCTAAGTGGTCATCGAAATACCCTTAGAATTTCAGAAATGATGTCTTTATCTATAgcctatatatacatgtatcataaaacATCTCTTTATAAACTGTATATCATAAGtggattttaaataaataaagtatttaaGTGTTAAGGATTTTATATGCCCAGAGTTGTCAAATGGGATTGTTATAATGTTCAATGTTTTGGGTATAATTTGTCCGAATACTTTAAGTGcctactaaaataaaaaaaaatgttgtctaTTTGAAACAAATTGAGGTACAAAAgatcattatattttatttaattaaaactttagttATCAGCAATATAcgtataatttaaaattttgatctaatacaaaatttcaaaaccATTTTATAGTCGCTAACCCAAAATATTGGTCATTGAAAGCGTTTTTAAgaagtataaaatatatttacaaccaAGATTCTGTAGGAAACAATATATAATCATGAGTGGATTTTTTCTCTCTGAGTATACACTGTCTTTATGCCTTGAAAATTTTCACATCTTAATGCAGAGATGTTCGTTTCAGGGAAGTATATATAGTACTAAAAAGGTAACCccaaaaaatcttcttatttGATGACTTTGTGCCTGAATTTTAGATGGTTTACCAGACATGGAACTACAGATTCCTTGGAGGGATTCTACAGAGTGGAATAATAAGGTAAGTTAGACAACTTTGTGAAGTAACATAGTTGCTACATCAGAATAAAATATTCGATCGTTAGACTAGTTGTCCTTGAGCACCGATTTTAATAACATTAAGAAAAAGTTCTTCAAATACCTTTATATGTTATAAAGTACATTCATACCCTATCGgattatttgccaaaaaaattaaatttttgaccAAATTTTAAACAACAATGAGGTGctttaattgataaattaatatcgatatttatttttttcttggcTTTTGAATAAAAGATTTTTGATACAAGTTATATCATTTTTCCAGAAAGGATAATCAAAATCCATAGTTTAAAGTAAACTGAGGAATGTATGTGGTAATAAGGAAGCTTACAATGGGGCTGATATCAATTATATAGTCTTAACATCGAATtagcatattttttaaaaatattttcaagtcAATTTGCATTTATCTTTAAACTAACACAAATATGTGCCTTATGTTTGAGGGTTTTCAAGAATTAAAGGAATTTATCGCCACTTACGAACCGTTTGATGAGATGAAAATTCCGGAAGTCAACATTTTACTGATTGGACAGGCCGGCGCCGGAAAATCCAGTTTATTTAACACCATCAACTCAATCTTCAAAGGTGGAATGTCTTCCCGTGCATGTTCCGGATGTGCAGAAAAGGGCATCACACAAAAGGtgagatctctctctctctctctctctctctctctctctctctctctctctctctaacaatACTCATTTTGCACGATTACATTGATATCTTAAGATatagactttttcttttcaatattaATATTCCATTAATAGTTCGATAAATTACGGATCCGTGACCCATCCACCAAGAAATATCTTCGTTTCCGAATATGTGATACTTGTGGAGTAAAGGATCGGATAAACATCAAGAACGAGGATATTGGTTTTATTATGGATGGAAACCTCCCAAATCATTACACGGTATATaagaattaaaatcaaaatctaagGAGAAtagaagaaattttgaaaacaaaatacagtgtacataatTCTCTAAGAGTCagcacattttaaatttaaaatgagaaTGAAGCCAGTTATTAAAAAAGTAACCGAAATTGTTATATAGTAGATGATAATCTAGGTTTTATACTTTAAACTTAAAAGAAGTATTAATCAAAATGACAAGGTTTTTGAGGaaatgggaaaaaataaaactttttgtaGGGAAATAGGAACATCGTTAATCATCCCACTGTAAAAAGAATAGAACTTTTCGAGCAAATTTCAGAAGTCATTCTTACTGTAAATCATATAACTTTTGAAGCAAATTTCAGAAGTCATTCTGAAAATGATTGCACGATATGTGAAGTTCCGCCTTCTCTTCTTATTGTTACTTATTCGCTATGCTTATAAGTATATGACAATTAACTAAAATGTGTCTTATTCAGTTAACTCAATTTCTTCAGTTTGACCACGAGACTGGGGCGTCAATAAAAAGCTCTCGCTTTGTCAAGGAACCAACAATGAGGGATAAAATACACGTGGTCGTTTTCATTCTTGACGGGAGTAACCTGAACTTTCTGTCAAATGACGTTGTTAAAAAACTTCAAGAGATCAAAAGTCTTGCTATTGATAGAGGTTTGAACTTTGAAAAGTcacttaataaaaaatgaaagcaaTATCTAAAGTATTGCAATGAATTATTCTCGTTTCTTTGGTGAATAAATATAGATGTGCATTAGTATATTCATTAACGAAGTGTTAGATTTTACTTTAGTAGTTAATACTCTGAAACAATAAACTCTTATAGGTGTTCCTCCCTTAGTTTTTCTTACGAAGATCGACGAAATTTGTGAATTGGTCAGAGATGACGTCAGCAAAGTGTACAATAGTAAAATTGTAGAAGATGCTGTCAACAAGGCCGCGGATCTCTTCGCTATCCCAAGATTCCATGTACTTCCGGTCAAAAATTATGAGAAAGAATCTGAACTCCTGACCAGTATCAACATTTTGGCTTTAACAGCGTTGCGAAAGTCGCTGATGTTTGCAGACGACTTTCTTGAGAACCAGTATGAgctaaaacaagaaaaaatggAGACGTTAAATAAACAGGACTGAGGCCCCCAAACGGTTTAG
This genomic window from Crassostrea angulata isolate pt1a10 chromosome 8, ASM2561291v2, whole genome shotgun sequence contains:
- the LOC128159085 gene encoding interferon-induced protein 44-like; the encoded protein is MAELLTRKDKKQILQWIGRDSQFELIYKVSRDGMSYQRFHELCDNKGPTVTIFYNKDNNVYGGYLSDSWESTGSWCTDQRAFLFKLYSVGNWKPVKFPYTRGETHFKAGNHGPWFHSLASCSNNVLKKTVGGFYQLYSQQYFFDGQRFDMKGETAQSVANGHNNVTDLEVYLVKEELPDDELESPWRDSPNWSSQTFQELKEYVANYEPLEEMKIPEVNILLIGQVGAGKSSFLNTINSIFKGEMSSRACTGGAENSLTKRFEKFRIRDPSTKKYLRFRICDTRGLEEDVSIKIEDVGFILDGNTPNHYKFEVESPVLAKQPGYVKEPTVRDRINVVVFALDGSILDVLPERVVSKLKDIKSLVVDRGIPHLVFLTKIDKICKLVEEDVSKTYKSRNVEDAIDKAAKIIAIPRSQVLPVKNYEKETILNMDINILALTALKKSLVFADDFLENQYDWQQDNVQILNKRD
- the LOC128159086 gene encoding interferon-induced protein 44-like, encoding MNGFLVHKHKNKISEWIGGNSRFELLYKLSRDGGSTKMFHELCDNKGPTVTIFYNTDNNVYGGYLSDSWGRSGGWCTDQRAFLFTLYSAGHWKPMKFPHIDGETHFQTIYHGPWFYSLNSFHTCVKMEKTNPSNCYKCNTTGLFDGQRFDMKGETAQSVANGHNNVTDLEVYLVKDGLPDMELQIPWRDSTEWNNKGFQELKEFIATYEPFDEMKIPEVNILLIGQAGAGKSSLFNTINSIFKGGMSSRACSGCAEKGITQKFDKLRIRDPSTKKYLRFRICDTCGVKDRINIKNEDIGFIMDGNLPNHYTFDHETGASIKSSRFVKEPTMRDKIHVVVFILDGSNLNFLSNDVVKKLQEIKSLAIDRGVPPLVFLTKIDEICELVRDDVSKVYNSKIVEDAVNKAADLFAIPRFHVLPVKNYEKESELLTSINILALTALRKSLMFADDFLENQYELKQEKMETLNKQD